From a single Phalacrocorax aristotelis chromosome 1, bGulAri2.1, whole genome shotgun sequence genomic region:
- the UCN3 gene encoding urocortin-3: protein MPHTRLLLLLTLLCATETGRALHLYNAASIFSCLNAALAEAQKGLPEENTILDKRSFDSPSPEETSEDEEGEDAVNEEMGKRTFPGEGHYKYVSQAQVKGKTYQNRAKSDRRTKVTLSLDVPTNIMNILFNIAKAKNLRAKAAANAHLMAQIGRRK from the coding sequence ATGCCCCACAccaggctgctgctcctcctcacCCTCCTCTGTGCCACTGAGACTGGACGGGCTCTCCACCTCTACAACGCTGCCTCCATCTTTAGCTGCCTCAACGCAGCCCTTGCTGAAGCCCAGAAGGGCCTCCCAGAGGAAAACACCATCTTGGACAAGCGCAGCTTCGACTCCCCATCACCAGAGGAGACTTCTGAGGACGAGGAGGGGGAGGATGCAGTGAATGAAGAGATGGGGAAAAGGACGTTCCCAGGGGAAGGCCATTACAAATACGTCTCCCAGGCACAGGTGAAGGGGAAGACATACCAAAACCGAGCCAAGAGCGACCGCCGCACCAAGGTCACCCTCTCCCTCGACGTCCCTACCAACATCATGAACATCCTCTTCAACATCGCCAAAGCCAAGAACTTGCGGGCAAAGGCCGCCGCCAATGCGCATCTGATGGCCCAAATCGGGCGGCGGAAGTGA